One genomic window of Phycisphaerales bacterium includes the following:
- a CDS encoding NUDIX domain-containing protein, translating to MPDHDALPYRLACLCDLRDRRGRVLLIERRKSPNQGLCSPIGGKLDTALGESPHQCARREIQEEAGIDVPIERLHLQGLVSERAFEGKGHWLMFYFRVLGPVEVPEQDISEGRLRWFEPGQLSDLPLPETDRSVIWPLVDDHDHEHLARPDAHRPGLPGLFAVHIDCRDDRLAWSVEQTGRASQT from the coding sequence CGCGTGCCTCTGCGATCTCCGTGACCGCCGGGGCCGCGTCCTGCTGATCGAACGTCGCAAGTCGCCCAATCAAGGCCTGTGCTCGCCGATCGGCGGGAAGCTCGATACGGCGCTCGGTGAATCTCCCCACCAGTGCGCCCGGCGAGAGATCCAGGAAGAGGCCGGCATCGACGTGCCCATCGAGCGGCTGCACCTGCAGGGGCTCGTGAGCGAGCGTGCGTTCGAAGGCAAGGGCCACTGGCTGATGTTCTACTTCCGCGTGCTAGGGCCGGTCGAGGTGCCAGAGCAGGACATCAGCGAGGGCCGGCTGCGGTGGTTCGAGCCCGGACAGCTTTCGGACCTCCCGCTGCCCGAGACCGATCGCTCGGTCATCTGGCCCCTGGTGGATGACCATGACCACGAGCACCTGGCGCGTCCGGACGCCCACCGGCCGGGCCTGCCGGGCCTGTTCGCGGTGCACATCGACTGCCGCGATGATCGGCTGGCATGGTCGGTGGAACAAACCGGTCGGGCTTCCCAAACGTAA
- a CDS encoding NfeD family protein — protein sequence MTNPLRTTSFHPWRAFRLVVLSLIATCLVVVEAGVAQDGAGSEAGPAPTASVPASRQAQEVIVLPIRTAIDRFTMKSLEQRLQRAEDDGAQAVVIELDTPGGEVGAVLEISNLLKTSQVPTIVAWVNYTAFSGGAIIAMACDEIVTADPGTLGDAIPIQVSQLFGLQQMSEDQKQKILAPLLVDLVDSARRNGYDEKLVQGFVSLGVELWMIERTRPGPEGQPAGERMFVDLAEYRLLFGEPPEVRTPQIPSAGTGLTKTARADEAQAPGSVEPGDATAFRPASPGLAALEEKPETSVSQGLAVPTTRPTLSEADRGGWRVVAYVTDGRAPVTMTSDQLVRYDVANRVVQSDADLRAYFGATSLQRYEENFWFVIARFLSNPLIQGLLLVCVVVGFFIEMASPGLGVFGAIGLLALVGLLAPAAMVGMAGWWEFVALGLGAVLVLVEVFVVPGLGVPGVIGAVLVFVGLLGTFTGGSSFQTQGELLTGVVVLLLSLATAGVIIFLIARNLGSIPGLNRLILKSVPADDDDAPSFFDAMVPTSTTASTTLTVGAIGEAVGVLRPSGRAKFGEDLVDVVSVGPIIESGERVRVIEATAFSVVVERAPEPESSPEDADEDGVDDGREDA from the coding sequence ATGACCAATCCGCTGCGAACAACCTCCTTCCATCCCTGGCGGGCCTTCCGGCTGGTCGTGCTTTCGCTGATCGCGACGTGCCTCGTGGTCGTCGAGGCTGGCGTGGCCCAGGACGGGGCCGGCAGCGAAGCCGGCCCCGCACCAACGGCCTCGGTGCCCGCGTCGAGGCAGGCCCAGGAAGTCATCGTGCTCCCGATCCGAACGGCGATCGACCGGTTCACGATGAAGAGCCTCGAGCAGCGCCTGCAGCGGGCCGAGGACGACGGCGCGCAGGCGGTGGTGATCGAGCTCGACACGCCCGGCGGCGAGGTCGGCGCGGTGCTCGAGATCAGCAACCTGCTCAAGACGAGCCAGGTACCGACGATCGTCGCCTGGGTGAACTACACCGCGTTCAGCGGCGGCGCGATCATCGCGATGGCCTGCGACGAGATCGTGACGGCTGATCCGGGGACGCTGGGCGACGCCATCCCGATCCAGGTGTCGCAGCTCTTCGGATTGCAGCAGATGAGCGAGGATCAGAAGCAGAAGATCCTCGCGCCGCTGCTCGTCGACCTCGTCGATTCGGCCCGGCGGAACGGCTACGACGAGAAGCTCGTCCAGGGCTTCGTGTCGCTGGGCGTCGAGCTCTGGATGATCGAGCGCACGCGTCCCGGCCCGGAGGGTCAGCCCGCGGGCGAGCGGATGTTCGTTGACCTTGCCGAGTATCGCCTGCTCTTCGGCGAACCGCCGGAAGTGCGCACGCCCCAGATTCCGTCGGCGGGCACCGGGCTCACCAAGACGGCGCGAGCCGACGAGGCGCAGGCTCCCGGGTCGGTCGAGCCGGGCGACGCGACCGCTTTCCGGCCGGCATCGCCCGGGCTAGCTGCTCTCGAAGAAAAGCCCGAGACAAGCGTGAGCCAGGGGCTCGCGGTGCCGACGACGCGTCCGACGCTCAGCGAGGCGGATCGGGGCGGTTGGCGGGTGGTGGCCTACGTGACGGACGGCCGGGCCCCGGTCACCATGACCAGCGACCAGCTCGTGCGATACGACGTGGCCAACCGCGTGGTGCAGAGCGATGCGGACCTGCGGGCCTACTTCGGTGCGACGTCCTTGCAGCGATACGAGGAGAACTTCTGGTTCGTCATCGCACGCTTCCTGTCGAATCCGCTGATCCAGGGCCTCCTCCTCGTGTGCGTCGTCGTGGGCTTCTTCATCGAGATGGCTAGCCCGGGGCTGGGCGTGTTCGGCGCCATCGGCCTGCTGGCACTGGTCGGTCTGCTTGCGCCGGCGGCCATGGTCGGCATGGCGGGCTGGTGGGAGTTCGTCGCGCTGGGCCTGGGCGCGGTGCTGGTGCTCGTCGAGGTGTTCGTCGTGCCGGGGCTCGGGGTGCCTGGGGTGATCGGCGCCGTCTTGGTCTTCGTCGGGCTGCTCGGCACGTTCACCGGCGGCAGCAGCTTCCAGACCCAGGGCGAGTTGCTCACGGGCGTGGTCGTTCTTCTGCTTTCGCTGGCGACGGCGGGCGTCATCATCTTCTTGATTGCGCGAAATCTCGGAAGCATCCCGGGACTCAACAGGCTGATCCTCAAGAGCGTTCCCGCCGACGACGATGATGCACCGTCGTTCTTCGACGCGATGGTCCCGACGTCGACAACGGCCTCGACCACGCTGACCGTCGGAGCCATCGGCGAGGCCGTGGGCGTGCTGCGTCCCTCCGGCCGGGCCAAGTTCGGTGAGGACCTGGTCGACGTCGTATCGGTGGGGCCGATCATCGAAAGCGGAGAGCGCGTCCGCGTCATCGAGGCGACGGCGTTCAGCGTGGTCGTCGAGCGGGCCCCCGAGCCGGAGTCGTCCCCCGAAGATGCCGATGAAGACGGCGTCGACGATGGCCGGGAGGACGCCTGA
- a CDS encoding NfeD family protein encodes MDPLLVWGLLLLGISAFLGLLEFFVPSAGIIGIVALVVAIAGVVCLWSYETAWGITGMLGVLVIAPTATYFGFKVLPYTPIGKGLILSNPDPDDPSGDASNASHALRIALVGQEGMAQTDLRPIGVVKIEGQRHDAVAESGYIPGGSRVKVISADGIQLKVRQIQA; translated from the coding sequence ATGGATCCGCTGCTGGTATGGGGACTGCTGCTGCTGGGCATCTCGGCCTTCCTGGGGCTGCTGGAGTTCTTCGTGCCCAGCGCGGGCATCATCGGCATCGTGGCGCTCGTGGTGGCGATCGCCGGCGTGGTCTGCTTGTGGAGCTACGAGACCGCGTGGGGCATCACGGGCATGCTGGGCGTCCTGGTCATCGCGCCGACGGCGACGTACTTCGGGTTCAAGGTCCTGCCGTACACGCCCATCGGCAAGGGACTCATTCTCAGCAATCCCGACCCGGACGACCCGTCCGGCGACGCGTCCAACGCCTCGCACGCGCTGCGCATCGCGCTCGTCGGCCAGGAGGGCATGGCCCAGACCGACCTGCGGCCCATCGGCGTGGTCAAGATCGAGGGCCAGCGGCACGACGCCGTCGCCGAGAGCGGCTACATCCCCGGCGGCTCGCGCGTAAAGGTCATCTCGGCCGACGGCATCCAGCTCAAGGTCCGCCAGATCCAGGCGTAA
- the floA gene encoding flotillin-like protein FloA (flotillin-like protein involved in membrane lipid rafts) codes for MGSIPPGVWIAIGVVLLIIVIVIVAILGRFIKLWIQAFVSEAKVSFGALIGMWLRKVDMNVIVFSRIRAVKAKLNISTDELETHYLAGGRVPNVISAMIAASNAKIELPWGVATAIDLAGRDILDAVNTSVNPKVIDCPGPNQPRPTIDAVAQDGIQLKAKARVTVRTNLARLVGGATEETIIARVGEGIVTTIGSALDHKAVLENPDNISKVVMQRGLDAGTAFEILSIDIADIDVGENIGARLQTDQAEADKKRAQAEAEKRRAMAVAAEQEFRAEEQKNRALVVLAEAEVPKAMAEAFRGGNLGVMDYYRMQNIQADTSMRGSIAGEDNAKDRQGND; via the coding sequence ATGGGCAGTATTCCCCCGGGTGTCTGGATCGCGATCGGCGTCGTCCTGCTGATCATCGTGATCGTCATCGTGGCGATCCTCGGCCGCTTCATCAAGCTGTGGATCCAGGCGTTTGTCTCGGAGGCCAAGGTCAGCTTCGGTGCGCTGATCGGCATGTGGCTGCGGAAGGTCGACATGAACGTGATCGTCTTCAGCCGCATCCGCGCGGTGAAGGCGAAGCTGAACATCTCGACCGATGAGCTCGAGACCCACTACCTCGCGGGCGGCCGCGTGCCAAACGTGATTAGCGCGATGATCGCTGCGAGCAACGCGAAGATCGAGCTGCCGTGGGGCGTGGCGACGGCGATCGACCTGGCCGGCCGCGACATCCTCGACGCCGTGAACACCAGCGTGAACCCCAAGGTCATCGATTGCCCGGGCCCCAACCAGCCGCGGCCGACCATCGACGCCGTCGCCCAGGACGGCATCCAGCTCAAGGCCAAGGCCCGCGTGACGGTGCGGACCAACCTGGCCCGCCTCGTTGGTGGTGCGACCGAAGAGACGATCATCGCCCGCGTGGGCGAGGGCATCGTGACGACCATCGGCTCGGCCCTGGACCACAAGGCCGTGCTCGAGAACCCCGACAACATCTCGAAGGTGGTGATGCAGCGCGGGCTCGACGCGGGCACGGCGTTCGAAATCCTCTCGATCGACATCGCCGACATCGACGTGGGCGAGAACATCGGCGCCCGCCTGCAGACCGACCAGGCCGAGGCCGACAAGAAGCGTGCCCAGGCCGAGGCCGAGAAGCGCCGCGCGATGGCCGTGGCGGCCGAGCAGGAGTTCCGCGCCGAGGAGCAGAAGAACCGGGCGCTGGTCGTGCTGGCCGAGGCGGAGGTGCCCAAGGCGATGGCCGAGGCCTTCCGCGGCGGCAACCTGGGCGTGATGGACTATTACCGCATGCAGAACATCCAGGCCGACACCTCGATGCGCGGCTCGATAGCGGGCGAGGACAACGCCAAGGATCGCCAAGGCAACGATTGA
- a CDS encoding 3D domain-containing protein, with protein sequence MVLKNEDMNVRVEREAGACVAPIQDMTALVAPSRGRRPSAGFLWLGGAVLTVATAIIAKQLGPVSPMASITPPQAATVEAPEVQVEAQAPAVQPAALATPAFASLAGEVEPDTSLRWFNGRPVRPARTITMKVTAYSADAASCYPFADGQTATLHSVDANGGFLVAADTDLLPFGTMLSIDGYNDGKVVPVLDRGGAIKGNRLDLLFPSHEAALQWGVKTLDVVIWEYADGKPAIDPRKQRS encoded by the coding sequence GTGGTCTTGAAAAACGAAGACATGAACGTGCGCGTCGAGCGCGAGGCGGGGGCCTGCGTGGCCCCGATCCAGGACATGACCGCCCTCGTCGCGCCCTCGCGCGGCCGGCGGCCCTCAGCGGGCTTCCTCTGGCTGGGCGGTGCGGTCCTGACCGTGGCCACGGCCATCATCGCCAAGCAGCTCGGCCCGGTCAGCCCGATGGCCTCGATCACGCCGCCGCAAGCGGCGACGGTGGAGGCTCCGGAGGTGCAAGTCGAAGCCCAGGCGCCGGCCGTCCAGCCCGCCGCGCTCGCGACCCCCGCCTTCGCGTCGCTGGCCGGCGAAGTCGAGCCCGATACCAGCCTGCGCTGGTTCAACGGCCGGCCCGTCCGCCCGGCCCGCACCATCACGATGAAGGTCACGGCCTACTCGGCCGACGCGGCCTCGTGCTATCCCTTCGCCGACGGCCAGACCGCGACGCTGCACTCGGTCGACGCCAACGGCGGGTTCCTTGTCGCCGCCGACACCGACCTGCTGCCCTTCGGCACCATGCTCAGCATCGACGGCTACAACGACGGCAAGGTCGTGCCGGTCCTCGACCGCGGCGGGGCCATCAAGGGCAACCGCCTCGACCTGCTCTTTCCCAGCCACGAGGCGGCCCTCCAGTGGGGCGTCAAGACCCTCGACGTGGTGATCTGGGAGTACGCCGACGGCAAGCCCGCCATCGACCCCCGCAAGCAGCGGTCGTAG
- a CDS encoding sulfite exporter TauE/SafE family protein, with protein MTPTEIVICLVIGAFAGVLGGLAGIGGSMIMLPALALFVADPDPDSAHHLFMASAMVVNAVVSFPAALRHKKAKAIHYGALRVILPAMAISIVAGVLISNQIEGLTLRKILAGFIAAYALMTIYRFFKKSDEPELDAKGVHAVRLTVIGIATGMVAGLLGIGGGVLMVPMLQVFCKMPIKNAIATSSAVMVLTAIVGASLKLATLPEHGRSVVDALIIAAAISPTAFFGARLGATLTHKLPLQAVRLVVSLALLVVAARMAADAWSKRQGGEQAKPVDAPRALEDAASGPE; from the coding sequence ATGACCCCTACCGAGATCGTGATCTGCCTGGTTATCGGGGCCTTCGCCGGCGTGCTGGGCGGGCTCGCGGGCATCGGCGGATCGATGATCATGCTGCCCGCGCTGGCCCTGTTCGTGGCCGACCCCGACCCCGACAGCGCCCACCACCTGTTCATGGCCTCGGCCATGGTGGTCAACGCGGTGGTGAGCTTCCCCGCAGCGCTGCGGCACAAGAAGGCCAAGGCGATCCACTACGGCGCCCTGCGTGTCATCTTGCCGGCGATGGCGATCTCGATCGTCGCGGGCGTCCTGATCTCGAACCAGATCGAGGGCCTGACGCTGCGCAAGATCCTGGCGGGATTCATCGCGGCGTACGCGCTCATGACGATCTACCGCTTTTTCAAGAAGAGCGACGAGCCCGAGCTTGACGCCAAGGGCGTGCACGCCGTTCGTCTGACGGTCATCGGCATCGCGACCGGCATGGTCGCCGGGCTGCTGGGCATCGGCGGGGGCGTGCTGATGGTGCCCATGCTGCAGGTCTTCTGCAAGATGCCCATCAAGAACGCCATCGCCACGAGTTCGGCGGTGATGGTGCTGACGGCGATCGTGGGGGCGTCGCTCAAGCTGGCGACGCTGCCCGAGCATGGCCGAAGCGTCGTAGACGCGCTCATCATCGCCGCGGCCATCTCGCCCACGGCGTTCTTCGGCGCGCGATTGGGGGCGACGCTCACGCACAAGCTACCACTGCAAGCCGTGCGATTGGTGGTGTCGCTGGCGCTGCTGGTGGTCGCTGCCAGAATGGCGGCCGACGCGTGGAGCAAGCGTCAGGGAGGCGAGCAAGCCAAGCCGGTCGATGCCCCGCGGGCCCTCGAGGATGCCGCGTCAGGGCCTGAGTGA
- a CDS encoding M48 family metalloprotease, with protein MSIGFVNNAKTVLLLGALMGLVIGVGYALGGPNAILPAVVIAVVMNFVAFFFSGTIAIKSMRGREVTGGKLYEMVDELRQRGGLPMPKVYVCPHQAPNAFATGRSPKHAAVAVTEGALQLLSRDELEGVMAHELAHVKNRDTLISTIAATVGGLMGMLAYGLFLFGGNRQGGNPLLAIVAVLAGAVGAAIIRSMISRSREFVADADGAKIAGSPDGLIGALRKLETYAKRIPMHNPNPAQNNLFIIEPLTGGKTLSDLFATHPPTEKRVAALMKAR; from the coding sequence ATGTCGATTGGTTTCGTGAACAACGCCAAGACCGTTTTGTTACTGGGCGCCCTGATGGGCCTGGTGATCGGCGTGGGTTACGCGCTGGGCGGGCCGAACGCGATCCTGCCGGCCGTCGTCATCGCCGTCGTGATGAACTTCGTGGCGTTCTTCTTCTCGGGAACGATCGCGATCAAGTCGATGCGCGGCCGCGAGGTCACGGGCGGGAAGCTCTACGAGATGGTCGATGAGCTGAGGCAGCGAGGGGGCCTGCCGATGCCCAAGGTCTACGTCTGCCCGCACCAGGCGCCCAACGCGTTCGCCACGGGCCGCAGCCCGAAGCACGCGGCGGTCGCGGTGACCGAGGGCGCCTTGCAGTTGCTGTCTCGAGATGAGTTGGAAGGCGTGATGGCCCACGAGTTGGCGCACGTGAAGAACCGCGACACGCTCATCAGCACCATCGCCGCGACGGTGGGCGGCCTCATGGGCATGCTGGCGTACGGCCTCTTCCTGTTCGGCGGGAATCGGCAGGGCGGCAACCCGCTGCTGGCGATCGTGGCCGTGCTGGCCGGTGCCGTGGGTGCCGCGATCATTCGCTCGATGATCAGCCGGTCGCGCGAATTCGTGGCCGACGCGGATGGCGCAAAAATCGCTGGCTCGCCCGATGGGCTCATCGGAGCGCTGCGCAAGCTCGAGACGTATGCCAAGCGCATCCCGATGCACAACCCGAACCCGGCGCAGAACAACCTGTTCATCATCGAGCCGCTCACGGGCGGCAAGACGCTGAGCGACCTGTTCGCGACGCACCCGCCCACCGAGAAGCGCGTGGCGGCGCTGATGAAGGCCCGCTAG
- a CDS encoding DUF255 domain-containing protein, which produces MPPETREANALVHEHSPYLLQHAHNPVPWMPWGDAAFEEARRRDVPIFLSIGYATCYWCHVMERESFEDHAVAQAMAERFVCVKVDREERPDIDEAYMAATQIMTGSGGWPMSVFLEPSAGKPFWAGTYFPPQPMHGRPSFLDVLQGVSQAWREQRDEVMEQAGRLADAVSDGLSAAAGERIDVGPQAIAQAVRTLLTMVDRTNGGFGGAPKFPQPVYLDLLLTARDAVDDETRRATDVALRHALDRMMVGGIHDHAGGGFHRYAVDANWTVPHFEKMLYDNAQLLTAYARASRTFDDAGYAHAARRIVGWTEREMRLESGGLASALDAEVDGREGLNYLWTAEQVHAAISEDDAELAVSLYGLDRGPNFQDPHHRDAPPASVLRLDDRLEKHASEHDLDAADLRERLDHINKSLLEARDQRKAPLRDDKCLAAWNAMMLHAYASAAVDLQDAALLEHADRTAAFLREHMVANDGLPVRSWRDGDRSDAGFLEDAAWCIGGLAELARARIVLGMGDPQELIAQAVAMLEATIETFGDPDQPGVLYDTRAAELFVRGRSTYDGATPCAHSVLLNALATLHEIAPESGALDHAADILRAISPAIADSPLGTANSTAALLRFMRQDHAFAERVIDAELERLRSMPEPVDDSFTPVEIYASGDRVTLGPDLPAQFHLVVRIMPGWHVYAAEPGNADLPPLRVGVRGGSGVRVYADYPKGTPWSHDEAVLVHDGEIEFPVALELEGEWSGRPILVVSYQACDDQRCLPIRTVELDVAIDRQGEGELGVD; this is translated from the coding sequence ATGCCGCCTGAGACCAGAGAAGCCAACGCACTCGTCCACGAGCACAGCCCCTACCTGCTGCAGCACGCGCACAACCCCGTGCCGTGGATGCCCTGGGGCGACGCCGCCTTCGAAGAAGCCCGCCGCCGCGACGTGCCCATCTTCCTGAGCATCGGCTACGCCACCTGCTACTGGTGCCACGTGATGGAGCGCGAGAGCTTCGAAGACCACGCCGTCGCGCAGGCCATGGCCGAACGCTTCGTGTGCGTCAAGGTCGACCGCGAAGAACGCCCCGACATCGACGAGGCCTACATGGCCGCTACGCAGATCATGACCGGCAGCGGTGGATGGCCCATGAGCGTCTTCCTCGAGCCATCGGCGGGCAAGCCCTTCTGGGCCGGCACCTACTTCCCGCCCCAGCCCATGCACGGCCGCCCGAGCTTCCTCGACGTGCTCCAGGGCGTGTCGCAGGCCTGGCGTGAGCAGCGCGACGAAGTCATGGAGCAGGCCGGCAGGCTCGCCGATGCCGTCAGCGACGGCCTGAGCGCCGCAGCCGGCGAACGCATCGACGTCGGCCCGCAGGCGATCGCCCAGGCCGTGCGCACGCTGCTGACGATGGTCGACCGGACCAACGGTGGCTTCGGCGGCGCGCCCAAGTTTCCCCAGCCGGTGTACCTCGACCTGCTGCTCACCGCGCGCGACGCGGTCGACGACGAGACGCGCCGGGCAACGGACGTCGCGCTCCGCCATGCCCTCGACCGCATGATGGTCGGCGGCATCCACGACCACGCCGGCGGAGGCTTCCACCGATACGCCGTCGACGCGAACTGGACGGTGCCGCATTTCGAGAAGATGCTGTATGACAACGCGCAGCTCCTGACCGCATATGCGAGAGCCTCGCGCACCTTTGACGACGCCGGCTATGCCCACGCCGCCCGACGCATCGTCGGGTGGACCGAGCGCGAGATGCGACTCGAAAGCGGCGGCCTTGCCAGCGCGCTCGATGCCGAGGTCGATGGTCGCGAGGGCCTGAACTACCTCTGGACCGCCGAGCAGGTGCACGCCGCGATTTCCGAGGACGACGCCGAACTGGCCGTCTCCCTTTACGGCCTCGACCGCGGCCCAAACTTCCAGGACCCCCACCATCGCGACGCCCCGCCTGCCAGCGTGCTCCGCCTAGACGACCGCCTCGAAAAGCACGCCAGCGAGCACGATCTCGACGCCGCCGACCTCCGCGAGCGCCTCGACCACATCAACAAATCGCTCCTCGAGGCCCGCGACCAGCGCAAGGCGCCGCTGCGGGACGACAAGTGCCTGGCCGCCTGGAACGCGATGATGCTGCACGCCTACGCCTCGGCGGCCGTCGACTTGCAGGACGCCGCGCTGCTCGAGCACGCCGACCGGACCGCCGCGTTCCTGCGCGAGCACATGGTCGCCAACGACGGCCTTCCGGTCCGGAGCTGGCGCGACGGCGATCGATCCGACGCCGGCTTCCTCGAAGACGCCGCCTGGTGCATCGGCGGGCTTGCCGAGCTCGCCCGCGCCCGCATCGTGCTTGGTATGGGCGATCCGCAAGAGTTGATCGCGCAAGCGGTCGCGATGCTCGAAGCCACGATCGAAACGTTCGGCGACCCCGACCAGCCCGGCGTCCTCTACGACACCCGCGCGGCCGAGTTGTTCGTCCGCGGCCGCAGCACCTACGACGGCGCCACGCCCTGCGCCCACTCCGTGCTGCTCAACGCCCTGGCCACCTTGCACGAGATCGCCCCCGAGAGCGGCGCGTTGGACCACGCGGCCGACATCCTCCGCGCCATCTCGCCCGCGATCGCGGATTCACCCCTCGGCACCGCGAACTCCACCGCCGCCTTGCTCCGCTTCATGCGGCAGGACCACGCCTTCGCCGAGCGCGTCATCGACGCCGAGCTGGAACGCCTCCGCTCCATGCCCGAACCCGTCGACGATTCGTTCACGCCCGTCGAGATCTACGCCAGCGGCGACCGCGTCACGCTCGGCCCCGACCTGCCGGCCCAGTTCCATTTGGTGGTTCGCATCATGCCGGGCTGGCACGTCTACGCCGCCGAACCGGGCAACGCCGACCTGCCGCCCCTGCGGGTGGGCGTCCGCGGCGGCTCGGGCGTGCGTGTGTACGCCGACTATCCCAAGGGCACGCCCTGGTCGCACGACGAGGCCGTGCTCGTGCACGATGGGGAGATCGAGTTCCCCGTCGCGCTCGAGCTCGAGGGCGAGTGGTCGGGCCGCCCCATCCTCGTCGTCAGCTACCAGGCGTGCGACGACCAGCGCTGCCTGCCCATCCGCACCGTCGAGCTCGACGTCGCGATCGACCGCCAGGGCGAGGGCGAACTCGGCGTCGACTAG
- a CDS encoding prolyl oligopeptidase family serine peptidase, whose translation MSRLLAVLAILASAAAALSKPDPDVATLAPSWPARAFEQELGAKGIVIPLGGDPRRYQSFQVGFFMDRPIVPGAREHAAALLERVGDAARGVSASDVEPEQRNALVFEISPAQAAAQPEGGVHTIAFVSLRPDSFGLERTWMACEPATTEEVRGIAVIIPGTFGYPPELYEKWSQDLRSRGWSVLRLLSQPSRFTEQIMINVAAGDGAAEGRAFAAHADDRTAECAFAIEAGVAHMIARDGRLEGTPRAILGFSGGAILLPAVVARNPGAYETAVLVAGGANAASISIDSTFMKQFIRSVFFDFEDAADRADFEHAYLRHASLDGYHAAAQFDGDTRVLVVDGSFDKAVPFASSTLMIERFEDSGITPVRRTYPTNHVMLFMSLSEMIGQVNEWVDGGELGLPPGEEAKDSP comes from the coding sequence TCTTGCATCCGCTGCCGCAGCGCTGTCGAAGCCAGATCCGGACGTCGCAACCCTCGCGCCATCGTGGCCCGCCCGCGCGTTCGAACAGGAGCTTGGTGCCAAGGGCATCGTCATCCCGCTGGGTGGCGATCCGCGTCGTTACCAGTCGTTCCAGGTCGGCTTCTTCATGGATCGCCCGATCGTGCCCGGTGCAAGGGAGCACGCCGCCGCGTTGCTGGAGCGCGTCGGCGACGCAGCAAGAGGCGTGTCGGCCAGCGACGTCGAGCCCGAGCAGCGTAACGCGCTCGTGTTCGAGATCTCGCCCGCCCAAGCCGCCGCGCAGCCCGAGGGCGGCGTCCACACCATCGCCTTCGTTTCGCTGCGGCCGGACTCGTTCGGACTCGAGCGCACCTGGATGGCCTGCGAGCCCGCCACCACCGAAGAGGTGCGCGGCATCGCGGTCATCATCCCCGGCACTTTCGGCTACCCACCCGAGCTCTACGAGAAGTGGTCGCAGGACCTGCGCAGCCGCGGCTGGAGCGTACTACGCCTGCTCAGCCAGCCGTCGCGCTTCACCGAGCAGATCATGATCAACGTCGCGGCCGGCGATGGCGCCGCGGAAGGCCGCGCCTTCGCCGCCCATGCCGACGACCGCACCGCCGAGTGCGCCTTCGCCATCGAAGCGGGCGTTGCGCACATGATCGCACGCGACGGCCGGCTGGAAGGCACACCGCGCGCCATCCTGGGCTTCAGCGGCGGGGCCATCCTGCTGCCCGCCGTCGTCGCGCGCAATCCCGGGGCCTACGAGACCGCCGTCCTCGTCGCCGGCGGGGCCAACGCCGCGAGCATCAGCATCGACAGCACCTTCATGAAGCAGTTCATCCGATCGGTCTTCTTCGATTTCGAAGACGCAGCCGATCGCGCCGACTTCGAGCACGCCTACCTGCGGCACGCCTCGCTCGACGGCTACCACGCCGCCGCGCAGTTCGACGGCGATACGCGGGTGCTCGTCGTCGACGGCTCCTTCGACAAGGCCGTGCCCTTCGCCAGCAGCACGCTCATGATCGAACGCTTCGAAGACAGCGGGATCACCCCCGTCCGACGCACGTATCCCACCAACCACGTCATGCTCTTCATGTCCTTGAGCGAGATGATCGGCCAGGTCAACGAGTGGGTCGACGGCGGCGAACTCGGCCTGCCGCCGGGGGAGGAAGCGAAGGACTCGCCCTAA